One Cellulomonas sp. Y8 DNA segment encodes these proteins:
- a CDS encoding NADP-dependent oxidoreductase codes for MKAVRFYETGAADVLRHEDVELPVPGAGEVRVRVAGSAYNPADGGMRGGFLPIPITLPHIPGYDVSGTVDAVGAGVTGLAAGDRVVGFLPMAADGSAAEFVVAPAEALVPAPTRIPLADAAGLPSVGLTAWQALFEAAGLEAGQRVLVNGAGGPVGGYAVQLAHRAGAHVIATASPRSAEAVRAAGADEVVDHTATSLLDAVTEPVDVLLNLAPVTEEGFAALATRVRDGGVVVSTTPRVATPEDPARGVRAVTVYLHPDADVLRQLVALVDAGGLRVEIARRVPLADLPALHAEADAGRVHGKVVVVPAGA; via the coding sequence ATGAAGGCAGTGCGGTTCTACGAGACCGGCGCGGCGGACGTCCTGCGCCACGAGGACGTCGAGCTGCCGGTCCCCGGCGCCGGGGAGGTCCGCGTCCGGGTCGCCGGCTCGGCGTACAACCCCGCGGACGGCGGCATGCGGGGCGGCTTCCTGCCGATCCCGATCACGCTGCCGCACATCCCGGGCTACGACGTGTCCGGCACGGTGGACGCGGTCGGTGCCGGCGTGACCGGCCTGGCGGCAGGCGACCGGGTCGTCGGCTTCCTGCCGATGGCGGCCGACGGCTCGGCAGCGGAGTTCGTCGTCGCCCCCGCCGAGGCGCTGGTGCCGGCCCCGACCCGGATCCCGCTCGCCGACGCGGCCGGGCTGCCCTCGGTCGGGCTCACCGCCTGGCAGGCGCTGTTCGAGGCCGCCGGCCTGGAAGCCGGTCAGCGGGTCCTGGTCAACGGCGCCGGCGGGCCGGTGGGCGGCTACGCCGTCCAGCTGGCCCACCGCGCGGGCGCCCACGTGATCGCGACCGCCAGCCCGCGCAGCGCCGAGGCCGTCCGGGCCGCGGGCGCGGACGAGGTCGTCGACCACACCGCGACGTCCCTTCTGGACGCCGTGACCGAGCCCGTGGACGTCCTGCTCAACCTGGCCCCGGTCACCGAGGAGGGGTTCGCGGCGCTGGCCACCCGGGTCCGCGACGGCGGGGTCGTCGTGTCCACCACGCCGCGGGTCGCGACCCCGGAGGACCCGGCGCGCGGGGTGCGCGCCGTGACGGTGTACCTGCACCCGGACGCGGACGTGCTGCGGCAGCTGGTCGCGCTGGTCGACGCGGGCGGGCTGCGCGTCGAGATCGCGCGGCGCGTCCCGCTGGCCGACCTCCCCGCGCTGCACGCGGAGGCCGACGCCGGCCGCGTGCACGGCAAGGTCGTGGTGGTCCCGGCGGGCGCGTGA
- a CDS encoding aspartate-semialdehyde dehydrogenase: MRRLLEERDFPVAEIRYFASARSAGTTLPWRGTEIVVEDAETADPTGLDIALFSAGGATSKAQAPRFAAAGVTVVDNSSAWRMDPDVPLVVSEVNPGALDEVRKGIVANPNCTTMAAMPVLRVLHEEAGLRRLVVSTYQAVSGSGLAGARELDDQVRAGVEQDTLALVHDGGAVTFPEPRKYVAPIAFNVIPLAGNLVDDGSLETDEEQKLRNESRKILGIPDLLVSGTCVRVPVYTGHSLSINAEFDRPITPERAYELLAGAPGVQVADVPTPQQAAGADPSLVGRIRQDPGAPDGRGLALFISNDNLRKGAALNAVQVAELLVARLGAATA, from the coding sequence ATGCGCCGCCTGCTGGAGGAGCGCGACTTCCCGGTGGCCGAGATCCGGTACTTCGCCTCCGCGCGGTCGGCCGGGACGACGCTGCCGTGGCGCGGCACCGAGATCGTCGTCGAGGACGCCGAGACCGCCGACCCGACCGGCCTCGACATCGCGCTGTTCTCCGCCGGCGGCGCGACGTCGAAGGCGCAGGCGCCGCGGTTCGCCGCCGCGGGCGTCACGGTGGTCGACAACTCGTCCGCCTGGCGGATGGACCCCGACGTGCCGCTGGTGGTGTCCGAGGTGAACCCGGGCGCGCTCGACGAGGTGCGCAAGGGCATCGTCGCGAACCCGAACTGCACCACGATGGCCGCGATGCCGGTGCTCCGGGTGCTGCACGAGGAGGCCGGCCTGCGCCGGCTCGTCGTGTCGACCTACCAGGCGGTGTCGGGCTCCGGCCTGGCCGGCGCCCGCGAGCTCGACGACCAGGTGCGCGCCGGGGTCGAGCAGGACACGCTCGCGCTGGTGCACGACGGCGGTGCGGTGACGTTCCCGGAGCCCCGGAAGTACGTCGCCCCGATCGCGTTCAACGTCATCCCGCTGGCCGGCAACCTGGTGGACGACGGCAGCCTGGAGACGGACGAGGAGCAGAAGCTCCGCAACGAGTCGCGCAAGATCCTCGGCATCCCGGACCTGCTGGTGTCCGGCACCTGCGTCCGGGTGCCGGTGTACACGGGGCACTCGCTGTCGATCAACGCCGAGTTCGACCGGCCGATCACCCCGGAGCGCGCGTACGAGCTGCTCGCCGGCGCGCCGGGCGTCCAGGTGGCCGACGTCCCGACCCCGCAGCAGGCGGCGGGCGCCGACCCGTCGCTGGTCGGCCGCATCCGGCAGGACCCGGGCGCGCCCGACGGGCGGGGCCTGGCCCTGTTCATCTCGAACGACAACCTGCGCAAGGGCGCGGCGCTCAACGCCGTGCAGGTCGCCGAGCTCCTGGTCGCGCGCCTGGGTGCCGCGACCGCCTGA
- a CDS encoding aspartate kinase, which translates to MALIVQKYGGSSVADADSIKRVAKRIAEAKRAGDDVVVVVSAMGDTTDELIDLAQQITPLPPQREMDILLTAGERISMSLLAMAISNLGVEAQSFTGQQAGVITDSVHGRARIIDVTPSRIQQAVDAGAVAIVAGFQGVTQHTNDVTTLGRGGSDTTAVALAAALHADVCEIYTDVDGVFTADPRIVPSARKIDRITYDEMLEMAASGAKVLVLRCVEYARRYGVPVHVRSSFSTHPGTLVTDAPTEGGAPMEQPIIAGVAHDRSEAKITIVDVPDVPGKAARIFEVVAGSGVNLDMIVQNVSVASTGRTDISFTLPATDGAAATAALTQHQPDIGFTSLQYDDTIGKLSLIGAGMKSHPGVSARLFAALSDAGINIEMISTSEIRISVVTRADQLDDAVRAVHTAFDLDSADEQAVVYGGTGR; encoded by the coding sequence GTGGCCCTCATCGTGCAGAAGTACGGCGGTTCCTCGGTCGCCGACGCCGACAGCATCAAGCGCGTCGCGAAGCGGATCGCGGAGGCCAAGCGCGCGGGCGACGACGTGGTGGTCGTCGTCTCGGCGATGGGCGACACGACGGACGAGCTGATCGACCTCGCGCAGCAGATCACGCCGCTGCCGCCGCAGCGGGAGATGGACATCCTGCTCACGGCCGGCGAGCGCATCTCGATGTCGCTGCTGGCGATGGCGATCAGCAACCTCGGCGTCGAGGCGCAGTCGTTCACCGGTCAGCAGGCCGGCGTCATCACCGACTCCGTGCACGGCAGGGCCCGGATCATCGACGTGACGCCGAGCCGCATCCAGCAGGCCGTCGACGCGGGCGCGGTCGCGATCGTCGCGGGGTTCCAGGGCGTCACCCAGCACACCAACGACGTGACGACCCTCGGCCGCGGCGGCTCGGACACCACGGCCGTCGCGCTCGCCGCCGCCCTGCACGCCGACGTCTGCGAGATCTACACGGACGTCGACGGCGTGTTCACCGCCGACCCGCGCATCGTGCCGTCGGCCCGCAAGATCGACCGCATCACCTACGACGAGATGCTCGAGATGGCCGCGAGCGGCGCCAAGGTGCTCGTGCTGCGCTGCGTGGAGTACGCGCGGCGGTACGGCGTCCCCGTGCACGTGCGATCGTCGTTCTCGACCCACCCGGGCACGCTGGTGACGGACGCCCCGACCGAAGGAGGAGCCCCGATGGAGCAGCCGATCATCGCCGGCGTCGCGCACGACCGCAGCGAGGCCAAGATCACGATCGTCGACGTCCCGGACGTGCCCGGCAAGGCCGCGCGCATCTTCGAGGTCGTCGCCGGGTCGGGCGTGAACCTCGACATGATCGTGCAGAACGTCTCCGTGGCCTCGACCGGCCGGACGGACATCTCGTTCACGCTGCCGGCCACCGACGGGGCGGCCGCGACCGCGGCGTTGACCCAGCACCAGCCCGACATCGGCTTCACGTCGCTGCAGTACGACGACACGATCGGCAAGCTGTCGCTGATCGGGGCCGGCATGAAGTCGCACCCGGGGGTCTCCGCCCGGCTGTTCGCCGCGCTGTCGGACGCCGGCATCAACATCGAGATGATCTCGACCTCGGAGATCCGCATCTCCGTGGTGACCCGCGCCGACCAGCTCGACGACGCCGTGCGCGCGGTGCACACGGCGTTCGACCTGGACAGCGCCGACGAGCAGGCCGTGGTGTACGGAGGGACCGGACGATGA
- a CDS encoding TSUP family transporter yields the protein MTVSGLELTVGTVVLLVLAGFAAGWVDAVVGGGGLVQLPALLLVPGISPVQALATNKLAGIMGTSVSAATYYRRVQPGLGTAGPMALAALVGAGGGAALASLLPEDVFVPVILVALVAVAVYTVARPQVGRATALRWQGRTHLLVALALGAGIGFYDGLLGPGTGSFLVIALVGVLGYAFLEASAQAKIVNAATNLGALVVFAAQGAPLWRLGLVVGAANIAGSYLGARTAVARGSGFVRVVFLVVVAVLIVRLGAELL from the coding sequence GTGACGGTCTCGGGCCTCGAGCTCACGGTCGGCACCGTGGTGCTCCTCGTGCTGGCGGGGTTCGCGGCGGGGTGGGTCGACGCCGTCGTGGGCGGCGGCGGCCTGGTGCAGCTGCCCGCCCTGCTGCTGGTGCCGGGCATCAGCCCGGTGCAGGCGCTCGCGACGAACAAGCTCGCCGGGATCATGGGCACCTCCGTCAGCGCGGCGACGTACTACCGGCGCGTCCAGCCCGGGCTGGGGACCGCGGGGCCGATGGCGCTCGCGGCCCTGGTCGGGGCCGGTGGGGGAGCGGCGCTGGCGTCGCTGCTGCCCGAGGACGTGTTCGTCCCGGTGATCCTCGTCGCGCTGGTGGCCGTCGCGGTCTACACCGTCGCGCGGCCGCAGGTCGGCCGGGCCACCGCGCTGCGCTGGCAGGGACGCACCCACCTGCTGGTGGCGCTCGCGCTGGGCGCCGGGATCGGGTTCTACGACGGGCTGCTCGGGCCCGGAACGGGGTCGTTCCTGGTCATCGCGCTGGTCGGGGTGCTGGGCTACGCGTTCCTCGAGGCGTCGGCGCAGGCGAAGATCGTCAACGCCGCGACCAACCTCGGCGCGCTGGTCGTGTTCGCCGCGCAGGGCGCGCCGCTGTGGCGGCTCGGTCTGGTGGTGGGGGCCGCGAACATCGCCGGCTCCTACCTGGGCGCGCGGACCGCCGTCGCGCGCGGCAGCGGGTTCGTGCGAGTCGTGTTCCTGGTGGTCGTCGCGGTGCTGATCGTGCGGCTCGGGGCCGAGCTGCTCTGA
- a CDS encoding TetR/AcrR family transcriptional regulator, translated as MTPPATASAPADARPASSVAARVLDAAARLFYADGIRAVSADRVIAAAEVSKVTFYRHFPTKDALVVAWLTAVAAAERAALDAVRAAHPDDAGAVLRGYAEGLGAESCRPGFRGCPFINAAAEYADPDHPVRAVVAEHRRWMVGTAADLLADLGLDDPVGAAEELVVLRDGAMVAGYVGGAERAASVAATLRHAGAAVVAAHRVPGTTPRTAA; from the coding sequence GTGACGCCCCCCGCGACCGCATCCGCGCCCGCCGACGCCCGCCCCGCCTCATCGGTCGCCGCCCGCGTCCTCGACGCCGCCGCCCGGCTGTTCTACGCCGACGGCATCCGCGCGGTCAGCGCGGACCGGGTCATCGCGGCGGCCGAGGTCAGCAAGGTGACGTTCTACCGGCACTTCCCGACCAAGGACGCCCTGGTGGTGGCGTGGCTGACCGCCGTCGCCGCCGCCGAGCGCGCCGCCCTGGACGCGGTCCGTGCCGCCCACCCCGACGACGCCGGGGCCGTGCTCCGCGGGTACGCGGAGGGTCTGGGTGCGGAGTCGTGCCGGCCGGGGTTCCGGGGCTGCCCGTTCATCAACGCGGCCGCCGAGTACGCGGACCCGGACCACCCGGTGCGCGCGGTCGTCGCGGAGCACCGGCGGTGGATGGTCGGCACGGCGGCCGACCTCCTCGCGGACCTCGGGCTGGACGACCCGGTCGGCGCCGCCGAGGAGCTGGTCGTGCTGCGGGACGGCGCGATGGTCGCCGGGTACGTCGGGGGCGCCGAGCGCGCGGCCTCCGTCGCGGCGACCCTCCGGCACGCGGGCGCGGCGGTGGTCGCGGCGCACCGGGTGCCCGGCACCACCCCCCGCACCGCCGCGTGA
- a CDS encoding organic hydroperoxide resistance protein yields the protein MSALYTATATSTGEGRAGGQVTSDDGVLDLTLAVPAPMGGPGGGTNPEQLFAAGWAACFHSALKGVAAAAKTPIRDSAVVADIGILPNGTGGYTLSAALHVEIGGVDQATAEKLVEQAHQVCPYSNATRGNIDVQLDTTVA from the coding sequence ATGAGCGCGCTCTACACCGCCACCGCCACCTCGACCGGCGAGGGCCGCGCGGGAGGCCAGGTCACCAGCGACGACGGCGTCCTCGACCTGACGCTCGCCGTCCCGGCCCCCATGGGCGGCCCCGGCGGCGGCACCAACCCCGAGCAGCTGTTCGCCGCCGGCTGGGCCGCGTGCTTCCACTCCGCGCTCAAGGGCGTCGCGGCGGCGGCCAAGACGCCGATCCGCGACTCCGCGGTGGTCGCCGACATCGGCATCCTCCCCAACGGCACCGGCGGCTACACCCTGAGCGCCGCGCTGCACGTCGAGATCGGCGGCGTCGACCAGGCCACGGCGGAGAAGCTCGTCGAGCAGGCGCACCAGGTGTGCCCGTACTCGAACGCCACCCGCGGCAACATCGACGTCCAGCTGGACACCACCGTCGCCTGA
- a CDS encoding LuxR C-terminal-related transcriptional regulator has product MSGGGRDEALIAVRRWLAAGRDVVLRGERGIGKSATLEALRADLSDRRLPGVLLRASGPAPFAAVLDHPSAPPRVPDETGLTAWLADELTAPRSVLLVDDVDRLDPGSLRVVQRALVRTGCRLVAATTADLLRTPPGGPRELLVARAPAEVRVPPLGLAALSALVATVLGGQADAALTSALLAQSGGNPGAAVALLSAARATGALRREAGRHVDDGRLLEVPADAVAALFLATLDGARVDALERLAVVGPVAPAAAAQLVEPALLDDLADQGRVVENEAGGADALLVVAPPALARALRDRVAPPHRRRLLAAARAAVGDVVAVVDPPRPDLTALLARDAAGSADVLRWSTQVAGVVHERAAAAEAAAHAAWSADPRLGTATAYLAQLMRRPARDQIAAVFRDTTRGPEDTDDDALTYRYYRSRWESWRGDDAPESRGDDTGTGGRPPGAETDGPGRLDALEDLKQRLVTEIRDGRSPEDVAAADPPRVTATAFRGAPGPLTAAALLEAGRPDLALAVLDRADDADAGPAPDADEVRHYRIALRGECLTLLGRLDEAERHERLLLSAAYDAYDAFGIRVHATVLAEVLCFTGEIEAAWRVLSTALRLGPAGPIETTYYRRGLALGAVLQVGAGNVDLARALLRELEKTPRLYRPLIRSLRVVGAIAVAVAEGDRTTGAEIAWRAGSSYAEAGLRQPALVTWAFAPPPFTAERAAAVRATRRGVVLPLLDPYLDLQLAIADRDAAAVAAALPRVQPRVTSTLTAAARELLGLDDGTVADHRARPVGTEPLSDREREVAALGRDGLSNRQIAEKLHLSVRTVENHMSRALRKLGYRARGDLRRWTVA; this is encoded by the coding sequence ATGAGCGGCGGCGGCCGGGACGAGGCCCTGATCGCGGTGCGCCGCTGGCTGGCAGCCGGGCGCGACGTGGTGCTGCGCGGCGAGCGGGGCATCGGGAAGTCCGCGACGCTCGAGGCCCTGCGCGCCGACCTGTCGGACCGCCGGCTGCCCGGCGTGCTGCTGCGCGCGAGCGGGCCGGCGCCGTTCGCGGCGGTGCTGGACCACCCCTCGGCGCCGCCGCGCGTCCCGGACGAGACCGGCCTGACCGCCTGGCTGGCGGACGAGCTCACCGCCCCGCGCAGCGTCCTGCTCGTCGACGACGTGGACCGGCTCGACCCCGGCAGCCTGCGCGTCGTGCAGCGCGCCCTGGTGCGCACCGGCTGCCGGCTCGTCGCCGCGACCACGGCCGACCTGCTGCGCACCCCGCCCGGCGGACCCCGCGAGCTGCTGGTCGCCCGCGCGCCGGCCGAGGTCCGCGTCCCGCCGCTCGGCCTCGCGGCGCTGAGCGCGCTCGTGGCGACCGTACTCGGCGGCCAGGCGGACGCCGCGCTCACCAGCGCCCTCCTCGCGCAGTCCGGCGGGAACCCCGGCGCGGCGGTCGCCCTGCTGTCCGCGGCGCGCGCCACCGGCGCGCTGCGGCGCGAGGCGGGCCGGCACGTCGACGACGGGCGGCTGCTGGAGGTGCCCGCGGACGCCGTCGCGGCGCTCTTCCTCGCCACCCTGGACGGTGCCCGGGTGGACGCGCTCGAGCGCCTCGCCGTCGTCGGTCCCGTCGCGCCCGCGGCAGCGGCGCAGCTGGTCGAGCCCGCCCTCCTGGACGACCTGGCGGACCAGGGCCGGGTGGTCGAGAACGAGGCGGGCGGGGCCGACGCCCTGCTCGTCGTCGCGCCTCCGGCACTGGCCCGGGCGCTCCGGGACCGGGTCGCCCCGCCGCACCGCCGCCGGCTGCTGGCCGCGGCGCGCGCCGCGGTCGGCGACGTCGTCGCCGTCGTCGACCCCCCGCGCCCGGACCTGACCGCCCTGCTGGCCCGGGACGCCGCCGGCAGCGCCGACGTCCTGCGGTGGAGCACGCAGGTCGCCGGTGTCGTGCACGAGCGCGCGGCCGCGGCCGAGGCGGCCGCGCACGCCGCGTGGTCGGCCGACCCGCGGCTGGGTACCGCCACCGCGTACCTGGCCCAGCTCATGCGGCGGCCGGCACGCGACCAGATCGCCGCCGTGTTCCGCGACACGACCCGGGGCCCGGAGGACACCGACGACGACGCGCTGACGTACCGCTACTACCGCAGCAGGTGGGAGTCCTGGCGCGGGGACGACGCCCCGGAGAGCCGCGGGGACGACACCGGCACCGGGGGGCGCCCGCCGGGTGCCGAGACCGACGGCCCCGGCCGGCTCGACGCCCTCGAGGACCTCAAGCAGCGGCTGGTCACGGAGATCCGGGACGGGCGGTCGCCCGAGGACGTCGCAGCCGCCGACCCGCCGCGCGTCACCGCGACCGCCTTCCGCGGCGCCCCCGGCCCGCTGACCGCCGCCGCCCTGCTGGAAGCCGGGCGACCCGACCTCGCCCTCGCCGTCCTCGACCGCGCCGACGACGCCGACGCCGGGCCGGCCCCCGACGCCGACGAGGTCCGGCACTACCGGATCGCCCTCCGGGGCGAGTGCCTGACGCTCCTCGGCCGGCTCGACGAGGCCGAGCGGCACGAGCGCCTGCTCCTCAGCGCCGCCTACGACGCGTACGACGCCTTCGGCATCCGGGTGCACGCCACCGTCCTCGCCGAGGTCCTCTGCTTCACCGGCGAGATCGAGGCCGCCTGGCGGGTGCTCAGCACCGCCCTGCGGCTCGGCCCCGCCGGCCCGATCGAGACGACCTACTACCGCCGCGGCCTGGCCCTCGGGGCCGTGCTGCAGGTGGGCGCAGGGAACGTCGACCTGGCGCGCGCGCTCCTCCGCGAGCTGGAGAAGACGCCGCGGCTGTACCGGCCCCTGATCCGGTCGCTCCGCGTGGTCGGCGCGATCGCGGTCGCCGTGGCCGAGGGCGACCGGACGACCGGCGCCGAGATCGCCTGGCGCGCGGGCTCGTCCTACGCGGAGGCGGGGCTCCGACAGCCGGCGCTCGTGACGTGGGCGTTCGCTCCCCCGCCGTTCACCGCCGAGCGCGCCGCGGCCGTGCGCGCGACCCGGCGCGGCGTCGTGCTCCCGCTCCTGGACCCGTACCTCGACCTGCAGCTCGCGATCGCCGACCGGGACGCGGCGGCCGTCGCGGCGGCGCTCCCCCGCGTGCAGCCGCGGGTGACCAGCACGCTGACCGCCGCGGCGCGCGAGCTGCTCGGCCTGGACGACGGCACGGTCGCGGACCACCGGGCGCGACCGGTCGGCACGGAGCCGCTGTCCGACCGGGAGCGCGAGGTCGCGGCACTGGGGAGGGACGGGCTCAGCAACCGGCAGATCGCCGAGAAGCTGCACCTGAGCGTCCGCACCGTCGAGAACCACATGAGCCGGGCGCTGCGGAAGCTCGGCTACCGGGCCCGGGGCGACCTCCGCCGGTGGACGGTGGCCTGA
- a CDS encoding DUF5063 domain-containing protein translates to MDDLALDPEAADLRAVADSTARECRAFLTTVTEVASGSNPDAAIPLLLLAVSDVLAVGARLGAIVDVVPTDRFEPDVGPDPDVEPLRTALAEVLDGVDDYAEVVDPVLGGEVTTSTLSGDLVAVAGALLQGLRHHERGHVLEALWWWQFSYLSTWGERAASVLRTLQTLLAHLRLDVDDDVAAEAEYDALQP, encoded by the coding sequence GTGGACGACCTGGCGCTCGACCCGGAGGCCGCCGACCTGCGCGCCGTCGCGGACTCGACGGCGCGGGAGTGCCGCGCGTTCCTCACGACGGTCACGGAGGTGGCGTCGGGGAGCAACCCGGACGCCGCGATCCCGCTGCTGCTGCTCGCCGTCTCGGACGTGCTGGCGGTCGGTGCGCGGCTCGGAGCGATCGTCGACGTCGTGCCGACGGACCGGTTCGAGCCGGACGTCGGCCCGGACCCGGACGTCGAGCCGCTGCGCACCGCGCTGGCGGAGGTGCTCGACGGTGTGGACGACTACGCCGAGGTGGTGGACCCGGTCCTGGGCGGCGAGGTGACCACGTCCACGCTGTCGGGCGACCTGGTGGCGGTCGCGGGGGCGCTGCTGCAGGGGCTGCGGCACCACGAGCGCGGCCACGTCCTCGAGGCGCTGTGGTGGTGGCAGTTCTCCTACCTGTCGACCTGGGGCGAGCGCGCGGCGAGCGTGCTCCGCACGCTGCAGACCCTGCTGGCGCACCTGCGCCTGGACGTCGACGACGACGTGGCGGCCGAGGCGGAGTACGACGCGCTGCAGCCCTGA
- the recR gene encoding recombination mediator RecR, producing MYEGAVQDLIDELGRLPGVGPKSAQRIAFHILAADPTDVRRLVDALTEVKAKVRFCVQCGNVAEEDLCRICRDPRRSPAVLCVVEEPKDVVAIERTREFRGRYHVLGGAINPIAGVGPDDLRIKDLMTRLADGTVTEVILATDPNVEGEATATYLARLLVPMGLTISRLASGLPVGGDLEYADEVTLGRAFEGRRRISA from the coding sequence GTGTACGAGGGCGCGGTCCAGGACCTGATCGACGAGCTGGGGCGGCTGCCCGGCGTCGGTCCCAAGAGCGCGCAGCGGATCGCGTTCCACATCCTCGCCGCGGACCCCACGGACGTGCGCCGCCTGGTGGACGCGCTGACCGAGGTGAAGGCCAAGGTCCGGTTCTGCGTGCAGTGCGGCAACGTGGCGGAGGAGGACCTCTGCCGCATCTGCCGCGACCCGCGTCGGTCGCCGGCGGTGCTGTGCGTGGTCGAGGAGCCGAAGGACGTCGTCGCGATCGAGCGCACCCGCGAGTTCCGCGGCAGGTACCACGTGCTCGGCGGCGCCATCAACCCGATCGCGGGCGTCGGGCCGGACGACCTGCGCATCAAGGACCTGATGACCCGGCTGGCCGACGGTACCGTCACCGAGGTGATCCTGGCGACGGACCCGAACGTCGAGGGCGAGGCCACCGCCACCTACCTCGCCCGCCTGCTCGTGCCGATGGGTCTGACGATCAGCCGGCTCGCGTCGGGCCTGCCGGTCGGCGGAGACCTGGAGTACGCGGACGAGGTGACGCTCGGCCGGGCGTTCGAGGGCCGGCGCCGCATCAGCGCCTGA